The sequence GGCAGTCCTCGTCCGCGCCGTACCAGGCGACCGCACGCTCGCGCAGCATCGCCCCAAGCTCTTCATCCCCAGCCACTTCCGCGTACTCCAGCGCCAGCGCGGCGGCGAACGCGGTGTTGAAGTGCGTCCCCACGCGCATCGGGTACGTCGCCTTCGGCAGGAAGTCGCGGAAGCGCCGGGCGAACGCGTCCGCCAGCGGCTCGAGCGCGGCGAAGCGGCGGCGGCCGGCGTCGCTCTCGTCGCGGGCGAGCTCGGCGGCCAGCATCAGCAGCCACGCCCAGCCGTACGGCCGCTCGAACCCCTTCCGCAGCGGATGCTCGTGGAGATACGTCACCTCGCCCGCGACCAGCTCCGGCGTCAATTGTTCGTCCAGCAGCGCGGCGATCCGCGGCGCGTCGGGGAGGGCGGGGAAGCGGCGCAGCAGCCGCGCGAGCAGCCAGTAGCCGTGCACGCACGAATGCCAGTCGAAGCTGCCGTAGAAGACCGGGTGCAGCTCGCGCGGGCCGCGCACGTCGCCGGGGCCGGCCATCACGTGGTCGAGCTTGTTCGGGTACTCGCGGCGGACGTGTGCCAGCGCCAGCCCGGCGAACTTCGACGCGATCTCCGGCGTCAGCGAATCGTCGCTCATGGCCGTTCAACGGGCGAACGGTGCGTATCCCCGCCCGGCGTGCGGCCGCGGCGATAGATCCTTCGGCCTGCAACCGATCGGGCGGACGCAACATCGGCGTGGCCGGCCTCAGGATGACGTCTAAAGGGTGACGGAATCGTGATCATCACCGGAACGCCAGGAAGTAGATGAGCAGCGTGTTCACCGCCAGCAGCGCCAGCGCGGTGGGAACCTGCACGCGGATCACCGCCTTCTCGTCGGGCAGCTCCAGCAGGGCGACGGGGACGATGTTGAAGTTCGCGGCCATCGGCGTCATCAGCGTGCCGCAGAACCCCGCCAGCATCCCGATCGCCGAGACGACGGCGGGGTCTCCGCCGAAGCGGCCGACGATCAGCGGCAGCCCGATCCCCGTAGCCATCACCGGAAACGCGGCGAAGGCGTTGCCCATCAGTATGGTGAACAGCGCCATCCCCAGCGCGTAGACCACGACGGCGGCGAACGGCCCGTTCAGCGGGATCCAGCGCGTCACGATCTCGCTCACCACCTTCCCCACGCCGGCCAGGGCGAAGAGCGCACCCAGCGCCGCCAGCATCTGCGGGAGCACGGCCGCCCAGCCGACGGTGTCCATCAGCCGCCGCGCCTCGCGCACCGGCGTCACCGCGCGCGGGCGCAGCATCGCCACCGCCACGGCCAGGGCGACGAGCGTGGCGATGCCGAGCGAGATCACCGTCACCTGCTTGGGATCGACGAGCGGCGTGCCGTGCCAGGTGGCCTTCTTCAGCGTCAGCGTC comes from Longimicrobium sp. and encodes:
- a CDS encoding DUF2891 domain-containing protein, yielding MSDDSLTPEIASKFAGLALAHVRREYPNKLDHVMAGPGDVRGPRELHPVFYGSFDWHSCVHGYWLLARLLRRFPALPDAPRIAALLDEQLTPELVAGEVTYLHEHPLRKGFERPYGWAWLLMLAAELARDESDAGRRRFAALEPLADAFARRFRDFLPKATYPMRVGTHFNTAFAAALALEYAEVAGDEELGAMLRERAVAWYGADEDCQAWEPGGDDFLSSALMEAECMRRVLPADEFAPWTARFLPRIARGEPATLFRPAVVSDRSDGKIAHLDGLNLSRAWCWRSLARAWPADDTRRARAEEAANAHLAASLPHVAGDYMGEHWLATFALLALEA
- a CDS encoding DUF979 domain-containing protein; the encoded protein is MVTLEFIYVLMGILLTGITIVSVRDRTNPRRLKNTAFWGIYAATFLFGSYLPHVVSGVMVIAMALVAGIGGLGKGAPDTTTPAERVESARKWGNRLYIPALLVPALALLGTLTLKKATWHGTPLVDPKQVTVISLGIATLVALAVAVAMLRPRAVTPVREARRLMDTVGWAAVLPQMLAALGALFALAGVGKVVSEIVTRWIPLNGPFAAVVVYALGMALFTILMGNAFAAFPVMATGIGLPLIVGRFGGDPAVVSAIGMLAGFCGTLMTPMAANFNIVPVALLELPDEKAVIRVQVPTALALLAVNTLLIYFLAFR